One window from the genome of Magnolia sinica isolate HGM2019 chromosome 4, MsV1, whole genome shotgun sequence encodes:
- the LOC131243934 gene encoding steroid 5-alpha-reductase DET2: MASSSPSNSSSDHSLFSISLLSLYLITPMTFLSLQFFQAPYGKHFRPGWGPSLPPSIAWPTMESPTLFIPLSLFPFGQNRSNPIAVALISFYLLHYFHRTCLYPLYLRPARASARATFPLIIAFLAFVFNLLNAYLQTRWISHYADLENPGWWFWGRFLVGLAVFVSGFVLNVRSDLALVRLKREAGGGYKVPRGGMFELVSCPNYLGEAIEWLGWALMTWSWAGLAFFLYTCANLVPRARGHRRWYLEKFPEEYPKSRKAIIPFVY, encoded by the coding sequence ATGGCCTCATCATCACCGTCCAACTCATCATCAGACCACTCATTGTTCTCCATCTCGCTCCTTTCCCTCTACCTGATCACTCCAATGACGTTTCTCTCCCTCCAATTCTTCCAAGCCCCGTACGGCAAGCACTTCCGGCccgggtggggcccatctttgccACCCTCCattgcatggcccaccatggaatcaCCCACCCTCTtcatccccctctctctcttccccttcgGCCAAAACCGCTCCAACCCCATCGCCGTTGCCCTCATCTCCTTCTACCTTCTCCACTATTTCCACCGCACGTGCCTCTACCCCCTCTACCTCAGGCCCGCACGTGCCTCCGCACGTGCAACCTTCCCCCTCATCATCGCCTTCTTGGCCTTTGTCTTCAACCTCCTCAACGCCTACCTCCAGACCCGATGGATCTCCCACTACGCGGATCTCGAGAATCCCGGATGGTGGTTTTGGGGGCGGTTTCTGGTGGGATTGGCAGTTTTCGTTAGCGGTTTTGTCTTGAACGTACGGTCGGATTTGGCTCTGGTGAGGCTGAAGAGGGAGGCAGGCGGAGGGTACAAGGTGCCACGTGGCGGGATGTTTGAGTTGGTGAGCTGTCCGAACTATCTGGGCGAGGCGATAGAATGGTTGGGCTGGGCGCTGATGACGTGGAGCTGGGCCGGCCTCGCGTTCTTCCTGTATACGTGTGCGAATCTGGTGCCGAGGGCGAGGGGTCATCGACGGTGGTATTTGGAGAAGTTCCCGGAAGAGTATCCCAAGTCGAGGAAGGCGATCATACCGTTTGTTTACTGA